In one Cronobacter dublinensis subsp. dublinensis LMG 23823 genomic region, the following are encoded:
- the araA gene encoding L-arabinose isomerase: protein MTIFDQYEVWFVIGSQHLYGPETLRQVNQHAEQVVNALNAEAKLPCRLVLKPLGTTPDEITAICRDANYDDKCAGLVVWLHTFSPAKMWINGLSILNKPLLQFHTQFNAQIPWGSIDMDFMNLNQTAHGGREFGFIGARMRLQHSVVTGHWQDKQSQGRLGAWMRQAVSKQDTRHLKVARFGDNMREVAVTEGDKVAAQIKFGFSVNTWGVGDLVAIVNDVSEGDINALVDEYESSYRLTAAAQINGDKRQNVIDAARIELGMKRFLEDGGFHAFTTTFEDLHGLKQLPGLAVQRLMQQGYGFAGEGDWKTAALLRIMKVMSTGLEGGTSFMEDYTYNFENGNDMVLGSHMLEVCPTIATPEKPILDVQYLGIGGKADPARLIFSTTTGPAVNASLIDLGDRFRLLVNCVDAVETPHSLPKLPVANALWKAQPDLPTASEAWILAGGAHHTVFSQALTLDDMRLFAEMHDLELAVIDNDTRLPAFKDALRWNEVYYGFKR from the coding sequence ATGACAATTTTCGATCAATACGAAGTGTGGTTTGTGATTGGCAGCCAGCACCTTTACGGCCCTGAAACGCTGCGTCAGGTGAATCAGCACGCCGAGCAGGTGGTGAATGCGCTGAACGCCGAAGCAAAACTGCCGTGCAGGCTGGTGTTAAAGCCGCTCGGCACCACACCGGACGAAATCACCGCCATCTGTCGTGACGCTAACTACGACGATAAATGCGCGGGCCTGGTGGTGTGGCTGCACACCTTCTCGCCAGCCAAGATGTGGATCAACGGCCTGTCCATCCTCAACAAACCGCTGCTGCAGTTCCATACCCAGTTCAACGCCCAGATCCCGTGGGGCAGCATCGACATGGACTTTATGAACCTGAACCAGACCGCCCACGGCGGCCGCGAGTTCGGCTTCATCGGCGCGCGTATGCGTCTGCAACACAGCGTCGTGACCGGCCACTGGCAGGATAAGCAGTCCCAGGGGCGTCTCGGTGCGTGGATGCGTCAGGCGGTGTCGAAACAGGATACCCGCCATCTGAAAGTGGCGCGTTTTGGCGACAACATGCGTGAAGTCGCGGTGACCGAAGGGGATAAAGTCGCGGCGCAGATCAAGTTTGGTTTTTCGGTGAACACCTGGGGCGTGGGCGACCTGGTGGCTATCGTTAATGACGTCAGCGAAGGCGATATCAACGCGCTGGTGGATGAATATGAAAGCAGCTACCGCCTGACCGCCGCCGCGCAGATCAACGGCGATAAACGCCAGAACGTTATCGACGCGGCGCGCATCGAGCTTGGCATGAAGCGCTTCCTGGAGGACGGCGGCTTCCACGCCTTCACCACCACGTTTGAAGATCTGCACGGCCTGAAACAGCTGCCGGGCCTCGCGGTTCAGCGCCTCATGCAGCAGGGCTACGGCTTTGCGGGTGAAGGCGACTGGAAAACCGCCGCGCTGCTGCGCATCATGAAAGTGATGTCCACCGGCCTTGAAGGCGGCACCTCCTTTATGGAGGACTACACCTACAACTTCGAAAACGGCAACGACATGGTGCTGGGTTCCCACATGCTGGAAGTCTGCCCGACCATCGCCACGCCGGAAAAACCGATCCTCGACGTGCAATACCTCGGCATCGGCGGCAAAGCCGATCCGGCGCGCCTGATCTTCTCGACCACCACCGGCCCGGCGGTGAACGCGAGCCTTATCGATCTGGGCGATCGCTTCCGTCTGCTGGTGAACTGCGTCGACGCGGTGGAAACCCCGCACTCCCTACCGAAGCTGCCGGTCGCCAACGCGCTGTGGAAAGCCCAGCCGGATCTGCCAACGGCCTCTGAAGCCTGGATCCTCGCAGGCGGCGCGCACCACACCGTCTTCAGCCAGGCCCTGACGCTCGACGACATGCGCCTGTTCGCTGAAATGCACGACCTTGAACTTGCCGTTATCGACAACGACACCCGCCTGCCGGCCTTTAAAGACGCGCTGCGCTGGAATGAAGTCTATTACGGCTTCAAACGTTAA